A segment of the Candidatus Pelagisphaera phototrophica genome:
AGGATCGCCGAGATATCGACTCCATCGGTGAACACCAAATAACGCGGGTAGAATTTCGCAATCGGATCCAGACCAAAGACGAGGAATACGGCTCTCGCGACCTAGCAAGACTCGATTTTGCGATCGACTACCTTGTGGACGACTTCAACCAAGGAAAGGATTTCTCCGACTTTGTGTCCGACATTGAAATCACCCCAGCTCCCTGGCTTGAGCTAGACTTTTTTTCCCGGTACAGCATCGAAGACAGCTTTACCCGGGAATTGAATACAAGCGTCGCCATTACGGATCCCGGCTATTGGAAGGTCGGATTCGGAAACCACTTTCTAAGGAGCCATATCGAACAATATTTTGCTTTCTGCGAATACAGCCTAAACGAGAATTTAAAATTGTATGCCGTCGCAAAATTCGACCAGAAATCGGATACCTACTACGAGCAGCGCATTGGATTTATGCAGCGTGCCCTGGAAAAATACGGAATCAAATACGAACTGCGATTCTACGAAGGAAACCGTCGGGAGAGTGATTTTGGAGTGCGTATCGGAATCGACCTTTTCGACGAATAAGTTGCTAAAACCAGTGACAATACCGGGACCGGATGGACCATAACGATATCCAAACCCGCCGTTCCGCTAATCAGCGACGGATACTGTTCGAACTCATTCAAACGCTTCCGGCCCTGCAAAACCTAGGAAAGAATTTTCCTCGAAACCTCAATCGGTATTTTAGAGATCGCAGCCAATTCGGTTCGAGAGACCGGAGATTGTACCGCGAGTTGATCTACACCTACCTAAGGTATCAGCCTTGGCTGGAAGCTCTAGCGGATTCAGCGAACGAATTTATGGATACACTGATATCGTTGGCTACCTCAACTCCAGATATTGCAAAGCTGTATTCTACAATAGACCCATCCTTACCCGTTGAGTCCTCTGAAACAGCTCGTCATCGAATCATTGGAAGGTCCGACAATGAACTCTCCTCGCTCATTCCAAGCTGGTTTTCAAGGCACTTGTTCCGTGAACTCGACGTCGAAGATTTACTTGCTCTGTTTTCCCGTCCTCCCCTTTGGATACGCGTACAAAAGGGAGACCGCGAGTCCATCGCGACCCATCTGAGTGACGGGCTTCCCCAAAGTGCTCAACATCCTACCGTGCACGAAACAGTTCCTGATGCGATTCGCTGCCCTCCCGACTTTCCGGTCCAAAACTGTGACGACTATAAGAATGGAAATATTGAGATACAGGATATCAGTTCTCAAATACTACTTCACCTCATCGATCCCGAACCCACTGGGGATTGGTTCGACGCCTGCGCGGGTGCAGGTGGAAAATCACTACAATTGGCACAGCTAGTGGGCTCGAAAGGCCGAGTGTTCGCCTACGATCCCCGCCCTAGAGCGCTGGACGAACTGATCCAAAGGTCTAAGCGAGCGGGATTTCACAATATTTCTGTAGTTAGGCAATTACCGACCGGTAGACGCTTCAATAGAGTCCTTGTCGACGCTCCTTGCTCGGGTTCTGGAACCTGGCGCCGCCACCCGTACCTGATGCGCCAGACAAACGAGAAGGATGTCATGGACGCAGCGGAAAAGCAGTTTGCCTTGCTCAGCGAGCATGCGGCACTTGTGAAATCAAACGGCCTACTAGTTTATTGCACTTGTTCGCTTTCCCGATTTGAGAACCAAGAGGTGGCCCGACGATTCCTTGAAAACCATTCCGAATTCGAACACAGCCCAATCGCCGGTAAGTTCGGACTCTCCGAGAATGGACGCGGCGTTACGGTCTTCCCGAAGGACTTTAATGGCGATGGCCTCTACGTCGTTTCTTTCAAACGCTCATCTTCGCCGGGTGTATTCCGGCGAACAAATAAGTGAAATAGCGCTCAATCCGCTAACTTATTCACAATTCGACTTTTGTCATTGCTAGTTTGGTTCGATCAAAACTGAACTATTTTCGTGGTCGCAGAGATTGATCCTAGAATAAAGTTGTCCGTTTTTGAAGGTCCCCTAGACCTCTTGCTTTTCTTAATCCGAAAGCACGAGATCGACATCTACGACATCCCAATCGAAATCGTACTCGATCAGTACCTGGATGTGCTCAACAGCCTCCAAGAGGTGAAACTGGAGATCGCCGGTGACTTCTTCGTTATGGCGGCGACACTAATGGAGATCAAAAGCCGCCTCCTCTTGCCAAAACACCAGCGTTCAGTCTCTGACGACGATGATGATGAGAATCTAGATCCTCGTTGGGAACTTGTTCACCAGCTACTCGAGTACAAGAAGTTCAAAGAGGCAGCGGACAAACTTGATGAGCTTTCAGATCATGCCGCACTGCGACTCACCCGAGACTACAGCGCTGTGGGCAAGGCGGAAGGCCCGGTTCGGCCTCTAAAGCCAGAGGACAAGATTTCCGTCTGGAACTCTTACAATATTGTTCTGAGAAGGCTTTCGGAAAAGCTCATTTTAGGAGAGATCCAGGACGACGCTCTCACTGTGGTGGATCAAATGGAGATGCTCATCGAGAAAATGGAATCCGAGCCCTCCTTCGAGTTTTCTGCCCTTTTTCCGGGTAAGTGCAGCCTGAAACTGCTCGTGGTCACCTTCATCGCGATTCTTGAACTGGTTCGACTAAAGCGACTTACAATTGTCCAAAACCAGTCCTTCTCCGATTTCCAAGTGTACCGTGTCCAATCACCGCAGTCCGAGACATCGGCTGATGCCGGATTGGAAAACGAGCTTGAAACGAGCTCCAATTGAATCAGTGTAAAACTGTGCAAAATAAAGATGT
Coding sequences within it:
- a CDS encoding RsmB/NOP family class I SAM-dependent RNA methyltransferase, translated to MDHNDIQTRRSANQRRILFELIQTLPALQNLGKNFPRNLNRYFRDRSQFGSRDRRLYRELIYTYLRYQPWLEALADSANEFMDTLISLATSTPDIAKLYSTIDPSLPVESSETARHRIIGRSDNELSSLIPSWFSRHLFRELDVEDLLALFSRPPLWIRVQKGDRESIATHLSDGLPQSAQHPTVHETVPDAIRCPPDFPVQNCDDYKNGNIEIQDISSQILLHLIDPEPTGDWFDACAGAGGKSLQLAQLVGSKGRVFAYDPRPRALDELIQRSKRAGFHNISVVRQLPTGRRFNRVLVDAPCSGSGTWRRHPYLMRQTNEKDVMDAAEKQFALLSEHAALVKSNGLLVYCTCSLSRFENQEVARRFLENHSEFEHSPIAGKFGLSENGRGVTVFPKDFNGDGLYVVSFKRSSSPGVFRRTNK
- a CDS encoding segregation and condensation protein A translates to MVAEIDPRIKLSVFEGPLDLLLFLIRKHEIDIYDIPIEIVLDQYLDVLNSLQEVKLEIAGDFFVMAATLMEIKSRLLLPKHQRSVSDDDDDENLDPRWELVHQLLEYKKFKEAADKLDELSDHAALRLTRDYSAVGKAEGPVRPLKPEDKISVWNSYNIVLRRLSEKLILGEIQDDALTVVDQMEMLIEKMESEPSFEFSALFPGKCSLKLLVVTFIAILELVRLKRLTIVQNQSFSDFQVYRVQSPQSETSADAGLENELETSSN